In Nitrospirota bacterium, a single genomic region encodes these proteins:
- a CDS encoding efflux RND transporter permease subunit, producing MNISELFIRRPIMTTLVMLSILFVGIAGYRRLPVSDLPNVDFPTIVVSANVPGASPDTMASAVATPLEKQFSTIAGIDSMTSINAQGLTQITIQFNLSRNIDAAAQDVNSAIAGALRQLPQNMPSPPSYRKVNPADQPVIYLALSSPTLPLSDVDNYAQTLIAQRVSMISGVAQVQVFGSQKYAVRVQLNPRALASRGIGIDEVANAVANANVNLPTGTLYGANQAFTVQATGQLNNAAAYRPIIVAFRDGSPVRLQDLGNVIDSVENDKIASWYRDNRAIILAIQRQPGTNTVEVVDAIKKLIPTFKEQMPASVNMNILYDRSESIRDSVSDVQFTLMLTVCLVVLVIFLFLRNLSATIIPSLALPMSVVGTFAVMYVLDFSLDNMSLMALTLSVGFVVDDAIVMLENIIRHIEMGEPAMEAALKGSKEIGFTILSMTVSLVAVFLPVFFMGGIIGRLLHEFAVTIGMSILISGFVSLTLTPMLASRFVRSHEKHERHGRLYQASERFFNGMLNFYERSLEVVLRHRGLTMIVSAIIFIATFLLFSGMPKGFLPSEDTSALFIPTEAAQGISFDAMKQHQLALADIVLKDPDVDGFMSSIGAGGSSVAGNQGRIFIRLKPRSQRRGHQHVDQIIQKFRPLFSQVPGIQAFPQNPPPVRVGGTLTKSLYQLTLQGPDTNELYEYAPRLEAKMREIPQLQDVTSDLQIKNPQVNVEIDRDKAAALGVTATQVETGLSMAYSALQISTIYAPNNQYQVITEVQPEYQRDPSALSMLYIRSANTQLVPLRTVSKMTQNLGPLSVNHLGQLPAVTLSFNTKPDVSLGTAMDAVNKAARSTLPASITTSFQGTAQAFQSSMEGLGLLLIAAILVIYIVLGILYESFIHPITILSALPFAGFGAFVTLLLFGSDLNVYAFVGIILLVGLVKKNGIMMIDFALETQRTEAASPHDAIFKACVIRFRPIMMTSMAALLGTLPIALGIGAGAESRRPLGLAVVGGLLFSQTLTLYVTPVVFLYMDQFQLWLGKQRIFQTRKKAVSYE from the coding sequence ATGAACATTTCAGAACTCTTCATACGCCGTCCCATCATGACCACCCTGGTCATGCTCTCCATCCTGTTCGTGGGCATCGCGGGTTACCGCAGGCTGCCCGTAAGCGACCTGCCGAACGTCGATTTCCCCACCATCGTGGTGTCCGCCAACGTTCCCGGGGCGAGCCCCGACACGATGGCTTCGGCGGTCGCGACGCCGCTGGAAAAACAGTTCTCCACGATCGCCGGCATCGATTCGATGACGTCCATCAACGCCCAGGGCCTCACCCAGATTACGATCCAGTTCAACCTGAGCCGCAACATCGACGCCGCGGCGCAGGACGTGAATTCGGCGATCGCCGGCGCGCTCCGGCAGCTGCCGCAGAACATGCCGAGCCCGCCGTCCTACCGCAAGGTGAACCCGGCGGACCAGCCGGTCATCTATCTCGCGCTCAGTTCCCCCACGCTGCCGCTCTCGGATGTGGACAACTATGCCCAGACATTGATCGCCCAGCGCGTATCGATGATCAGCGGTGTGGCCCAGGTCCAGGTGTTCGGCTCCCAGAAATACGCGGTCCGCGTTCAGTTGAACCCGCGCGCGCTCGCAAGCCGGGGGATCGGGATCGATGAGGTGGCCAATGCCGTGGCCAACGCGAATGTGAACCTCCCCACGGGCACGCTGTACGGCGCGAACCAGGCCTTTACGGTGCAGGCGACGGGCCAGCTCAATAATGCGGCCGCCTACCGCCCCATCATAGTGGCATTCCGGGACGGCTCGCCGGTCCGGCTCCAGGACCTGGGAAATGTCATCGACAGCGTGGAGAACGACAAGATTGCAAGCTGGTACCGCGACAACCGGGCCATCATCCTTGCGATCCAGCGCCAGCCCGGCACGAACACCGTCGAGGTCGTGGACGCCATCAAAAAACTGATCCCCACCTTCAAGGAGCAGATGCCTGCGTCGGTAAACATGAACATCCTGTACGACCGCTCGGAATCCATCCGCGATTCGGTCTCCGACGTTCAGTTCACGCTCATGCTCACTGTCTGCCTCGTGGTGCTGGTCATCTTCCTGTTCCTCCGGAACCTGTCGGCTACGATCATCCCCAGCCTCGCGCTACCCATGTCCGTCGTGGGCACCTTTGCCGTGATGTACGTGCTCGATTTCAGCCTCGACAACATGTCCCTTATGGCGCTCACGCTCTCCGTGGGTTTTGTCGTCGACGACGCCATCGTCATGCTCGAGAACATTATCCGGCACATCGAGATGGGCGAACCGGCCATGGAGGCTGCGCTCAAAGGATCAAAAGAGATCGGGTTCACCATCCTGTCGATGACCGTCTCGCTGGTCGCCGTGTTCCTGCCGGTGTTCTTCATGGGCGGGATCATCGGCCGGCTCCTGCACGAGTTCGCGGTCACCATCGGCATGTCGATCCTGATCTCCGGGTTCGTCTCCCTGACGCTCACGCCGATGCTCGCGAGCCGCTTCGTCCGAAGCCACGAGAAGCATGAGCGGCACGGCAGGCTGTACCAGGCGTCGGAGCGGTTCTTCAACGGCATGCTGAACTTTTACGAGCGGTCGCTGGAGGTCGTTCTTCGTCATCGGGGCCTTACCATGATCGTCTCCGCCATCATTTTTATCGCAACATTTTTACTCTTCAGCGGCATGCCGAAAGGTTTTCTTCCGAGCGAGGATACCAGCGCGCTGTTCATCCCGACCGAAGCAGCGCAGGGCATCTCCTTCGATGCGATGAAGCAGCACCAGCTGGCACTTGCAGACATCGTGCTCAAAGATCCCGACGTGGATGGTTTCATGTCGAGCATCGGCGCAGGCGGGTCAAGTGTGGCGGGTAACCAGGGCCGTATCTTCATCCGCTTGAAGCCCCGGTCCCAGAGGCGCGGTCATCAGCACGTGGACCAGATCATCCAGAAGTTCAGGCCATTGTTCAGCCAGGTCCCCGGGATCCAGGCATTCCCCCAGAACCCGCCGCCGGTCCGGGTGGGGGGCACGCTGACCAAGAGCCTGTACCAGCTCACGCTCCAGGGCCCTGACACGAACGAGCTCTATGAATATGCACCCAGGCTCGAGGCAAAGATGCGTGAGATCCCGCAGCTTCAGGACGTCACCAGCGACCTGCAGATCAAGAACCCGCAGGTCAACGTCGAGATCGACCGGGACAAGGCTGCGGCCCTTGGCGTGACGGCCACCCAGGTGGAGACCGGGCTCTCGATGGCGTACAGCGCCCTGCAGATCTCCACCATCTACGCGCCGAACAACCAGTATCAGGTCATCACCGAGGTCCAGCCTGAGTACCAGCGCGACCCCTCGGCGCTCTCGATGCTCTACATCCGCTCCGCAAATACCCAGCTCGTGCCGCTCAGGACCGTCTCGAAGATGACCCAGAATCTGGGACCGCTGTCCGTGAACCATCTCGGCCAGCTGCCGGCGGTAACCCTGTCGTTCAACACCAAGCCCGATGTTTCGCTGGGCACCGCCATGGACGCCGTGAACAAGGCGGCGCGATCGACGCTGCCGGCCTCAATCACCACGAGCTTCCAGGGCACGGCCCAGGCCTTCCAGTCGTCCATGGAGGGCCTGGGACTGCTGCTGATCGCCGCCATCCTGGTGATCTACATCGTGCTCGGCATCCTTTACGAGAGCTTCATCCATCCGATCACGATCCTGTCGGCGCTGCCTTTTGCGGGCTTCGGTGCGTTCGTGACCCTGCTCCTCTTCGGATCTGACCTCAACGTCTACGCCTTCGTGGGCATCATCCTGCTCGTGGGCCTCGTGAAGAAGAACGGCATCATGATGATCGACTTCGCCCTGGAAACCCAACGGACGGAAGCTGCGTCGCCGCATGACGCGATCTTCAAGGCCTGCGTCATCCGTTTCCGGCCCATCATGATGACGTCCATGGCGGCCTTGCTCGGCACCCTGCCGATCGCCCTCGGCATCGGCGCCGGCGCGGAATCCCGGCGGCCCCTGGGCCTGGCCGTGGTCGGCGGTCTTCTCTTCTCCCAGACCCTGACGCTCTACGTCACGCCCGTCGTGTTCCTCTACATGGACCAATTCCAGCTGTGGCTCGGGAAGCAGCGTATATTCCAGACGAGAAAAAAGGCGGTATCCTATGAATGA
- a CDS encoding efflux RND transporter periplasmic adaptor subunit: MNEKKRGGVRGLFAGRKLFVASAIAALAVICVALFIGLGGKGNKAEYRTESVTKGDIQQTITATGTVNAVTTVLVGTQVSGTIKTLFVDFNSRVKKGQIIAQIDPSTFESQVQQAQANLLAAQANLDKSNSALVDATRTYERNKELFAKNLIPRSDLDTAETNYESAKAQVGSAKAQIEQTKASLDYAKQNLAYTKILSPVDGIVISRNVDVGQTVAASFQTPTLFTIAEDLTKMQIDTNVAESDIGVVKVGQEVEFTVDAYPDTTFKGNVWQIRKAPITVQNVVTYDVVIQVGNKDLRLMPGMTANVSIIITTRQDVLRITNAALRFRMGERPSGAGGAGSGEKKGPAVWVLENGKPRRVQITPGISDGSFTEILAGDVKEGQQLIVESLKKGKTASGPAGPRMF, translated from the coding sequence ATGAATGAGAAGAAGAGGGGCGGCGTGAGGGGCCTGTTCGCCGGGCGCAAGCTCTTCGTGGCGTCGGCGATCGCCGCTCTGGCCGTCATCTGCGTTGCTCTCTTCATCGGCCTTGGCGGGAAAGGGAACAAGGCCGAATACCGCACCGAATCCGTCACCAAGGGGGACATCCAGCAGACGATAACGGCCACAGGCACGGTAAACGCCGTGACCACCGTTCTGGTGGGAACCCAGGTCTCCGGCACGATCAAGACCCTTTTCGTTGATTTCAACTCGCGGGTGAAAAAGGGGCAGATCATCGCGCAGATCGATCCGTCCACCTTCGAGTCCCAGGTGCAGCAGGCGCAGGCGAACCTGCTCGCGGCACAGGCCAACCTGGACAAGTCCAATTCGGCGCTGGTCGACGCGACAAGGACGTACGAGCGTAACAAGGAGCTGTTCGCCAAGAACCTCATCCCCCGGAGCGACCTGGACACGGCGGAAACGAATTACGAATCCGCAAAGGCCCAGGTCGGCTCGGCAAAGGCCCAGATCGAGCAGACAAAGGCGTCGCTCGACTATGCCAAACAGAACCTCGCCTATACGAAGATCCTGTCGCCCGTGGACGGCATCGTGATCTCGCGGAACGTTGATGTGGGCCAGACCGTCGCAGCCAGTTTCCAGACCCCGACGCTCTTTACGATCGCCGAAGACCTGACCAAGATGCAGATTGACACCAACGTGGCGGAATCCGACATCGGCGTCGTAAAGGTCGGCCAGGAGGTGGAGTTCACCGTGGACGCCTATCCGGACACGACGTTCAAGGGGAACGTTTGGCAGATCCGGAAGGCGCCGATCACGGTGCAGAACGTGGTCACCTATGACGTCGTGATCCAGGTGGGCAACAAGGACCTCCGGCTGATGCCGGGCATGACGGCGAACGTGTCGATCATCATTACCACCCGCCAGGACGTGCTCCGCATAACGAACGCGGCTTTGCGGTTCCGCATGGGAGAGCGTCCGTCGGGAGCAGGCGGAGCCGGTTCGGGAGAAAAAAAAGGCCCCGCCGTCTGGGTCCTCGAGAACGGCAAGCCGAGGCGCGTTCAGATCACCCCGGGCATCAGTGACGGCAGCTTTACCGAGATCCTTGCCGGCGATGTGAAGGAAGGCCAGCAGCTCATCGTGGAGTCGCTGAAGAAGGGCAAGACCGCAAGCGGACCTGCGGGTC